A single Mangrovimonas sp. YM274 DNA region contains:
- a CDS encoding microtubule-binding protein: MSDDFDLLETNSNQSQEKVDVNWGKAIDTMKSKLAQEDDPEVRQKILNATLDDVVHMAEKDRSTLLDAIKDLTDYQDEVGIIFEDFSHLNAEEQKVIDDAIKRLERARVELEDAEAKPDTWWNNLWGRKSKIKEAEQELQNAQKDRDAADNKAKALFQQRIESADVQTLLSELSFKSQAAVSRLKNREMEIKEVEDKLQDAIVEATKNHTKALEKKKEVEAKLEEQYALLKQARQELEEIADKQSAEYAQAVGKVTELEQKVEELEGLKNAYTTLAASKDSFVHKHNLTIKVLTSLRSNLQTHRAKLKSDTEERLKYYDGYVVALKARTDQEFAAILEHLGVKTDEHIGETLASMHTASARARQEMMDNIPVHEKVMQGVYSSYAEALQEIREKDTDIQKNFAERYGIDMKEIFEDYYKADAKESVEVETTKPAKKTSAGNDDLLG; encoded by the coding sequence ATGTCTGATGATTTCGATTTATTGGAAACCAACTCCAATCAAAGCCAAGAAAAAGTAGATGTCAATTGGGGAAAAGCCATTGACACCATGAAGTCCAAATTAGCTCAAGAGGACGATCCTGAAGTGCGTCAAAAGATTTTGAATGCCACTTTGGATGACGTTGTCCATATGGCCGAAAAGGACCGTTCTACATTGTTGGATGCCATAAAGGATTTAACAGATTATCAGGACGAAGTGGGAATCATATTTGAGGACTTTTCTCATTTAAATGCTGAAGAGCAAAAAGTTATAGATGACGCTATAAAACGTTTGGAACGTGCTAGGGTTGAGCTTGAAGATGCCGAGGCGAAACCAGACACATGGTGGAATAATCTTTGGGGGCGTAAAAGTAAAATTAAGGAAGCTGAGCAAGAATTGCAAAATGCGCAAAAAGATAGAGATGCAGCCGATAATAAAGCCAAAGCGTTATTTCAGCAACGTATAGAATCTGCAGATGTTCAAACTTTGTTAAGTGAATTGTCTTTCAAGAGTCAGGCTGCGGTATCACGTTTGAAAAATCGTGAAATGGAAATCAAGGAAGTTGAAGATAAGCTTCAGGATGCCATTGTGGAAGCTACCAAAAATCATACGAAAGCGCTTGAAAAGAAAAAAGAAGTTGAAGCTAAACTTGAAGAGCAATATGCTTTGTTGAAACAAGCTCGCCAGGAATTGGAGGAGATTGCCGATAAACAATCTGCTGAATACGCACAAGCCGTTGGAAAAGTTACCGAACTTGAGCAAAAGGTGGAAGAGTTGGAAGGTCTTAAAAATGCCTACACTACTTTGGCGGCTTCCAAAGATAGTTTTGTGCACAAACACAATTTAACCATTAAAGTGTTGACATCTTTAAGAAGCAACCTGCAAACGCATAGAGCAAAATTAAAGAGTGATACCGAAGAACGTCTAAAATACTATGATGGGTATGTAGTGGCTTTAAAAGCTCGCACTGACCAAGAATTTGCAGCTATTTTAGAGCATTTGGGGGTTAAAACAGATGAGCATATTGGTGAAACTTTAGCTTCAATGCATACTGCAAGTGCTAGAGCACGCCAAGAAATGATGGATAATATTCCTGTTCATGAAAAAGTTATGCAAGGTGTGTACAGCAGTTATGCTGAAGCTTTACAGGAAATTCGTGAAAAGGATACGGATATACAAAAGAACTTCGCCGAGCGATATGGTATAGATATGAAAGAAATCTTTGAGGATTACTATAAAGCAGATGCTAAAGAATCGGTTGAAGTGGAAACTACTAAACCTGCTAAAAAAACAAGCGCAGGTAACGACGATTTGTTAGGCTAA
- a CDS encoding MarR family winged helix-turn-helix transcriptional regulator: protein MGDISKDINSSFANNKLKALINVMYTSNWITNHQNNFFKPHGISPQQYNILRILKGAKSALKVQTIKERMIDRSPNATRLMDKLCAKGLIERLPSESDRRVVFIEITKEGLELLQSIPDDFDVQLVKKLTEEEAGQLSDLLDKMR, encoded by the coding sequence ATGGGAGATATTTCAAAAGACATCAATTCAAGTTTTGCCAACAACAAATTAAAGGCTTTGATAAATGTGATGTATACCTCAAATTGGATAACAAACCATCAAAATAATTTTTTCAAGCCGCACGGCATTTCTCCTCAACAATATAACATATTGCGAATTTTAAAAGGAGCAAAGTCTGCTTTAAAGGTTCAGACAATCAAGGAGCGAATGATAGACCGTTCTCCAAATGCTACACGGCTTATGGATAAGTTGTGTGCCAAAGGGTTGATTGAACGGCTTCCCAGTGAGAGTGACAGAAGGGTAGTGTTTATTGAAATTACCAAGGAAGGCTTGGAGCTTTTGCAGTCTATACCAGACGATTTTGATGTGCAATTGGTTAAAAAGCTTACTGAAGAAGAAGCAGGTCAATTAAGTGACCTTTTAGATAAAATGCGTTAA
- a CDS encoding pirin family protein produces the protein MKTVVHKADSRGFANHGWLQANHSFSFAGFYNPEKIHFGALRVLNDDVIAPKMGFGTHPHDNMEIITIPLGGVLKHRDSMHNEWQSVLPGEVQVMSAGTGVQHSEINGSEEEHLSLFQIWVFPNKQNVAPRYDQKRFDVAERKNKLQTLVSSIDEDFDGSLKIHQDAVLSRIDLDADKTFEYQLKSSKHGVYVMNIHGDLKIGDQLLKTRDALGVWEVESFEITANENSEILFIEVPMI, from the coding sequence ATGAAAACAGTAGTTCATAAAGCAGATAGTAGAGGCTTTGCCAACCATGGTTGGTTACAGGCAAATCACTCTTTTAGTTTTGCCGGATTTTACAATCCTGAGAAAATACATTTTGGGGCTTTGAGAGTCCTTAATGATGATGTTATAGCGCCTAAGATGGGATTTGGAACACACCCTCATGATAATATGGAAATTATTACCATTCCTTTGGGAGGGGTACTAAAACATAGAGATTCCATGCATAACGAATGGCAATCTGTATTGCCAGGTGAAGTCCAAGTAATGTCGGCGGGTACAGGTGTACAGCATTCCGAAATAAATGGTTCAGAGGAAGAACATTTAAGTTTGTTTCAAATTTGGGTGTTCCCAAACAAACAGAATGTTGCTCCTCGATACGATCAAAAAAGATTCGATGTTGCTGAGCGAAAAAATAAATTACAGACATTGGTATCTTCTATTGATGAAGATTTTGATGGAAGTCTAAAAATCCATCAAGACGCAGTGTTGTCAAGAATAGATTTGGATGCTGATAAAACTTTTGAATATCAGTTAAAGTCGTCAAAACATGGTGTTTACGTGATGAATATTCATGGAGATCTCAAAATTGGAGATCAGCTTTTGAAAACAAGAGATGCTCTAGGGGTTTGGGAAGTAGAATCTTTTGAAATCACTGCTAATGAAAATTCCGAAATATTATTTATTGAAGTACCAATGATATAG
- a CDS encoding NADPH-dependent FMN reductase: MMKHIVGFAGSNSRTSINKQLVKYTLEQFDGITGELLDLNDFSLPLFGVDLEREIGYPEPAKKFLKKLQAADGIVISLAEHNGAYTAVFKNLFDWMSRIDRKLFNDIPMLLMATSTGARGGASVLAMASDRFPRHNANIVAKFSLPSFNENFSEESIKNKDLDEQLKVEVAKLEEALK; the protein is encoded by the coding sequence ATGATGAAACATATTGTAGGCTTTGCAGGCAGTAATAGTAGGACTTCAATAAATAAACAGTTGGTAAAATATACATTGGAACAATTTGATGGTATTACTGGAGAGTTATTAGACCTAAATGATTTTTCCTTGCCGTTATTTGGAGTGGATCTTGAGAGAGAAATTGGATATCCTGAACCTGCAAAAAAGTTTTTGAAGAAATTGCAGGCTGCAGATGGAATTGTAATTTCCTTGGCTGAACACAATGGAGCCTATACGGCTGTTTTTAAAAACCTATTCGATTGGATGTCCAGAATCGATAGGAAGTTGTTTAATGACATCCCAATGTTGTTGATGGCAACTTCAACCGGAGCTAGGGGAGGTGCATCGGTACTGGCTATGGCTTCAGATAGATTTCCAAGGCACAATGCAAATATTGTAGCTAAGTTTTCTTTACCATCCTTCAATGAAAATTTTTCCGAGGAAAGTATTAAAAATAAGGACTTGGATGAACAGTTAAAGGTTGAAGTTGCCAAACTAGAAGAAGCTCTAAAATAG
- a CDS encoding DoxX family protein yields the protein MGTIKTLNKWANAHTYYPLDLLRIALGVFLFTKGISFMANSQILMDLFTPIQNMAGGMITVHYVAPAHFIGGALIAFGLLTRWAIIAQLPILIGAILINFIGEMNTANLVVATITLLVCIFFLFYGSGKHSADYYFKMQQ from the coding sequence ATGGGTACCATAAAAACATTAAACAAATGGGCCAACGCACATACGTATTACCCCTTAGATCTATTACGTATTGCGCTGGGCGTGTTTTTGTTCACCAAAGGCATCAGTTTTATGGCCAATAGTCAAATTTTAATGGATCTTTTCACGCCTATCCAAAATATGGCCGGAGGAATGATAACGGTTCATTATGTAGCTCCTGCACATTTTATCGGCGGGGCATTAATAGCTTTTGGTTTATTGACAAGATGGGCCATTATTGCACAACTTCCTATTTTAATTGGAGCGATACTTATCAATTTTATAGGAGAAATGAATACCGCTAATCTAGTGGTAGCAACCATTACACTATTAGTGTGTATTTTCTTCCTGTTCTATGGTTCAGGAAAACATTCTGCAGATTATTACTTTAAAATGCAGCAATGA
- a CDS encoding NUDIX domain-containing protein, producing MGTNRVKNINREILSDRWALLEKINYDYQLKSGEWVRQNRESYNRGDGATILLYNPEKGTVVLTEQFRMPTYLNDNTDGFLVEACAGMLDKDHPEDCIIKEVEEETGYRIKEVKKIMEAYSSPGAVTEKMHYFIGEYSEDMKVSEGGGLASELEDIEVMELPFSEVIEMIAQGQIQDAKTIILVQYAQIHKLL from the coding sequence ATGGGCACTAATCGTGTAAAAAATATAAACAGGGAAATACTGTCGGACCGATGGGCTTTGTTGGAAAAGATAAACTACGATTACCAATTGAAATCGGGAGAGTGGGTGCGTCAAAATAGAGAATCATATAATAGAGGTGATGGTGCTACTATTTTACTTTATAATCCGGAAAAAGGTACAGTAGTCTTAACGGAGCAGTTTCGAATGCCTACCTATTTGAATGATAATACCGATGGTTTTTTAGTAGAAGCCTGTGCCGGTATGTTGGACAAGGACCATCCGGAAGATTGTATCATTAAAGAGGTAGAAGAGGAGACCGGTTACAGAATTAAGGAAGTAAAAAAAATAATGGAAGCCTACTCTTCTCCTGGAGCAGTTACTGAAAAAATGCACTATTTTATTGGAGAATATTCCGAAGACATGAAAGTTAGTGAAGGTGGTGGTCTTGCGAGTGAGTTGGAAGATATAGAAGTTATGGAATTGCCGTTTTCAGAGGTTATTGAAATGATAGCCCAAGGGCAAATCCAAGATGCCAAAACGATTATTTTAGTACAATATGCCCAAATTCATAAGTTATTGTGA
- a CDS encoding CAL67264 family membrane protein produces MAMNKNTVLAWATTIMIFVGIGLIALGAFRYNDVAGWGFAAVGVGFFAIAWVFNALKGRV; encoded by the coding sequence ATGGCGATGAACAAAAATACGGTTTTGGCTTGGGCTACAACCATTATGATATTTGTAGGAATAGGTTTAATAGCATTAGGAGCTTTTAGATACAATGATGTTGCGGGCTGGGGCTTTGCGGCAGTAGGTGTTGGCTTTTTTGCAATTGCCTGGGTATTTAATGCTCTTAAAGGAAGGGTTTAA
- a CDS encoding AAA family ATPase: MEHNSTFPIKQNELDMLRDEATSYLKSIQWEQGQRAKNRDKDSKDDSILLYLSRANNGGGATEITSISKTILGLKKRLLPESVAIPLYLNETLYAVQEGITLGIWIKDSYYDASGLSSLNERKSALDNSGKREYESKMQTATAFMLYATAYNILFRLKPVASDDLSVMKQKFAGIPEVSLLSPLKGISCMLFYYDKYLSHPDIIKSDKDVVDFTVVYFEALIAEIQMRKSTLEYQETILDRTYKLEHSDFAISGWENVFMGAAKSVEFNKIQFEQIVGNRDAKHFARRLTERLLSYDFIEKKNPFQELGGFMPVFMGYGIPGTGKSMLIAAIATRLKEHCDNLDIPFLFHPMPDTLISTFQGGSAEKMVEWMKPLQDPSKLIFAPIDDAENNLQERTSQGVSAGVKEVIGVFLRYTEGAYAVNYGNSSIGLFTNLPEMLDKAVISRVQGRFKIDGAQTEHDFLDQDYLWWRKFEDTMPDFVNMENPKDYTYLQHQGLAKNMGEILQVVDKPTEARVHDIYDRVEASYPSNSHLFYANLYKEIQTTFPFFSSRDVRNIQSAISLRLTDFDLDQNWFDNPEIYFKKDYETKFGMLKELMRENMNGLNFSEIRRQEVVRYLDNVATIADTDFKRKVDERVAQLNIDLEARKMFENGH; this comes from the coding sequence ATGGAACATAATTCCACTTTTCCTATAAAGCAAAATGAATTGGATATGCTTCGTGACGAAGCAACCTCATATTTAAAAAGTATCCAGTGGGAACAGGGGCAGCGTGCCAAAAATAGAGATAAGGATAGTAAGGACGATTCTATTTTGTTGTATCTCTCCAGAGCAAATAACGGTGGTGGCGCAACTGAAATCACGTCTATTTCCAAAACTATTTTAGGTTTAAAGAAGCGTTTATTGCCAGAATCTGTAGCTATTCCATTGTATTTAAATGAGACGCTTTATGCTGTTCAGGAAGGGATTACCCTAGGTATTTGGATTAAGGATAGTTATTACGATGCCTCGGGACTTTCCAGTTTGAATGAACGAAAATCGGCTTTGGACAATTCAGGGAAGCGTGAGTACGAAAGCAAAATGCAAACGGCTACGGCTTTCATGTTATACGCTACGGCTTATAATATTTTATTTCGTTTAAAACCTGTGGCTTCAGACGATTTAAGTGTGATGAAGCAAAAGTTTGCAGGCATTCCGGAAGTGTCCTTGTTATCTCCATTGAAAGGGATTTCCTGTATGTTGTTTTACTACGATAAATATTTGTCGCATCCTGATATTATCAAGTCAGACAAAGATGTAGTTGATTTTACCGTGGTGTATTTTGAAGCTTTGATTGCTGAAATCCAAATGCGTAAAAGTACTTTGGAATATCAAGAAACCATTTTGGATCGCACTTATAAATTGGAGCATTCGGATTTTGCCATTTCAGGATGGGAAAATGTGTTTATGGGGGCAGCCAAAAGTGTCGAGTTTAATAAAATTCAGTTTGAACAAATCGTAGGAAACCGTGATGCCAAGCATTTTGCTCGACGTTTAACAGAGCGCCTATTGAGCTATGATTTTATAGAGAAGAAGAATCCTTTTCAAGAATTAGGCGGTTTTATGCCGGTTTTTATGGGGTATGGAATTCCAGGAACCGGAAAAAGTATGTTGATTGCAGCTATTGCCACAAGACTCAAAGAGCATTGTGACAATTTGGACATTCCGTTTTTGTTTCATCCAATGCCGGATACGTTGATTAGTACGTTTCAGGGTGGTTCCGCAGAGAAAATGGTGGAATGGATGAAGCCTTTGCAGGATCCTTCAAAATTGATTTTTGCACCTATTGACGATGCCGAAAACAACCTTCAGGAACGAACCTCTCAAGGGGTTTCGGCAGGAGTTAAGGAGGTTATTGGTGTCTTTTTACGTTATACAGAAGGTGCCTATGCGGTGAATTATGGAAATAGTTCCATTGGTTTGTTTACTAACCTTCCGGAAATGTTGGATAAAGCGGTGATTTCACGTGTGCAGGGGCGTTTTAAAATTGATGGCGCACAGACTGAGCATGATTTTTTGGATCAGGATTATTTATGGTGGCGCAAATTTGAAGACACCATGCCGGATTTTGTGAACATGGAAAATCCAAAGGATTATACCTATTTGCAGCATCAAGGCTTGGCTAAAAATATGGGTGAGATTCTTCAAGTTGTTGATAAACCAACAGAAGCAAGGGTACATGACATTTATGATAGAGTGGAAGCTTCATATCCTTCCAATTCACATTTGTTTTATGCCAATTTGTATAAGGAAATTCAAACTACTTTTCCTTTCTTCTCGTCTAGGGATGTTCGTAATATCCAATCGGCCATTTCATTGCGTTTAACAGATTTTGACCTTGATCAAAATTGGTTTGACAATCCAGAAATTTATTTCAAAAAGGATTATGAAACCAAATTTGGGATGTTGAAAGAATTGATGCGTGAGAATATGAATGGTTTGAACTTTTCGGAAATTAGAAGACAGGAGGTGGTTCGCTATTTGGACAATGTAGCAACCATTGCCGATACCGACTTCAAACGTAAAGTTGATGAGCGCGTAGCACAATTGAATATTGATTTGGAAGCAAGAAAAATGTTTGAGAATGGGCACTAA
- the ettA gene encoding energy-dependent translational throttle protein EttA, protein MSDDKKVIFSMSGVTKTFQSANTPVLKNIYLSFFYGAKIGILGLNGSGKSTLLKIIAGVDKNYQGDVVFSPGYSVGYLEQEPKLDDDKTVMEVVKEGAAETVAVLEEYNKINDMFGLEEVYSDPDKMEKLMNRQAELQDQIDATNAWELDTKLEIAMDALRTPEGDKKIGVLSGGERRRVALCRLLLQEPDVLLLDEPTNHLDAESVHWLEHHLAQYKGTVIAVTHDRYFLDNVAGWILELDRGEGIPWKGNYSSWLDQKSKRLAQESKSASKRQKTLERELEWVRQGAKGRQTKQKARLKNYDKLMSQDQKQLDEKLEIYIPNGPRLGTNVIEALGVSKAYGDKLLYEDLNFKLPQAGIVGVIGPNGAGKTTIFRMIMGEETPDKGEFVVGETAKIAYVDQSHSNIDPEKSIWQNFSDEQELIMMGGRQVNSRAYLSRFNFSGSEQNKKVSLLSGGERNRLHLAMTLKEEGNVLLLDEPTNDLDVNTLRALEEGLENFAGCAVVISHDRWFLDRICTHILAFEGDSQVYFFEGSFTEYEENKKKRLGGDLMPKRIKYKKLVR, encoded by the coding sequence ATGAGTGACGATAAAAAAGTGATTTTTTCAATGTCTGGGGTAACCAAGACATTCCAAAGTGCCAATACTCCGGTACTAAAAAATATCTATTTGAGCTTCTTTTATGGAGCCAAAATAGGCATCTTGGGACTTAATGGTTCCGGAAAATCTACCTTGCTTAAAATTATAGCTGGGGTTGATAAAAATTATCAGGGGGATGTAGTGTTTTCACCTGGGTATAGTGTCGGGTACCTAGAACAAGAACCAAAGTTGGATGATGATAAAACGGTGATGGAGGTTGTAAAAGAAGGAGCTGCCGAAACGGTTGCAGTTTTAGAAGAATACAACAAAATCAACGATATGTTTGGTTTGGAAGAGGTATACAGCGATCCAGATAAAATGGAAAAGTTGATGAACCGTCAAGCTGAATTACAAGACCAAATAGACGCTACCAATGCATGGGAATTGGACACTAAATTGGAAATTGCCATGGATGCTCTTCGTACACCCGAAGGCGACAAAAAAATTGGAGTGCTTTCAGGAGGGGAACGTCGTAGAGTGGCTTTGTGTCGTTTGTTGCTACAAGAGCCGGACGTGTTGTTGTTGGATGAGCCTACCAACCACTTGGATGCAGAATCGGTGCATTGGTTAGAGCATCACTTGGCACAATATAAAGGAACGGTTATTGCGGTAACCCACGATAGATACTTTTTGGATAATGTGGCCGGTTGGATTTTGGAATTGGATAGAGGAGAGGGCATTCCTTGGAAAGGGAACTATTCTTCTTGGTTGGACCAGAAATCCAAACGTTTGGCACAAGAAAGCAAATCGGCATCCAAACGTCAAAAAACCTTGGAGCGTGAGTTGGAATGGGTACGTCAAGGAGCTAAAGGACGTCAAACCAAACAAAAGGCACGTTTGAAGAATTATGATAAGTTGATGAGCCAAGACCAAAAGCAATTGGATGAAAAATTGGAAATCTATATTCCAAATGGACCGCGTTTGGGGACCAATGTTATTGAGGCTTTAGGTGTTAGCAAAGCTTATGGAGACAAATTGCTTTATGAAGATTTGAACTTTAAATTGCCGCAAGCAGGAATTGTAGGGGTGATTGGTCCTAATGGTGCTGGTAAAACGACAATTTTTAGAATGATTATGGGAGAAGAAACTCCGGATAAAGGTGAATTTGTAGTGGGTGAAACTGCTAAGATTGCCTATGTGGATCAAAGTCATTCCAATATAGATCCTGAAAAGTCGATTTGGCAAAACTTTAGTGATGAGCAGGAGTTGATCATGATGGGAGGGCGCCAAGTGAATTCCAGAGCTTATTTAAGCCGATTTAACTTTTCAGGAAGCGAGCAGAACAAAAAGGTAAGTTTGCTTTCCGGTGGTGAGCGTAACCGCTTGCATTTGGCGATGACGCTGAAGGAAGAAGGAAACGTATTGCTTTTAGATGAGCCTACCAACGATTTGGATGTAAATACGCTTAGAGCTTTGGAAGAAGGTTTAGAAAACTTCGCCGGGTGTGCTGTAGTGATCAGCCACGATAGATGGTTTTTGGACCGTATCTGTACCCATATTTTAGCGTTTGAAGGGGATAGCCAAGTGTATTTCTTTGAAGGTAGCTTTACCGAATATGAAGAAAATAAAAAGAAACGTTTGGGTGGTGACTTAATGCCAAAACGAATCAAGTATAAGAAGTTGGTGAGATAA
- a CDS encoding acyl-CoA carboxylase subunit beta codes for MDINFNKNEDYNKLLLSDLKRRLATVKLGGGKKRIEKLHEKGKLTARERIDYLLDKNSKSIEIGAFAGEDMYKEHGGCPSGGVVVKIGYIQGKQCIVVANDPTVKAGAWFPITGKKNLRAQEIAIENKLPIIYLVDSAGVYLPMQDEIFPDKEHFGRIFRNNAVMSSMGITQIAAVMGSCVAGGAYLPIMSDEALIVDKTGSIFLAGSYLVKAAIGETIDNETLGGATTHCEISGVTDYKAKDDKDALDTIKNIVDKIGDFDKAGYNRAASAKPKESPEDIYGILPKSRAEQYDMYEIIKRLVDNSEFEEYKAGYGQTIITGYARIDGWAVGIVANQRKLVKTKKGEMQFGGVIYNDSADKATRFIANCNQKKIPLVFLQDVTGFMVGSKSEHSGIIKDGAKMVNAVSNSVVPKFTIVIGNSYGAGNYAMCGKAYDPRLIVAWPSAELAVMSGNSAAKVLLQIETAALKKQGEPITKEKEEELYKKIKDRYDNQVSPYYAAARLWTDGIIDPLDTRTWISMGIEAANHAPIEKPFNLGVLQV; via the coding sequence ATGGACATCAACTTCAACAAAAACGAAGATTACAATAAATTACTTCTGTCAGATCTAAAACGACGCTTAGCAACGGTAAAATTAGGAGGCGGTAAAAAACGAATAGAAAAACTTCACGAAAAAGGCAAATTAACAGCAAGAGAACGTATTGACTATCTTTTGGACAAAAATTCCAAAAGCATTGAAATTGGTGCTTTTGCAGGAGAAGACATGTATAAAGAGCATGGCGGATGCCCTTCTGGAGGGGTTGTTGTTAAAATAGGCTATATCCAAGGAAAGCAATGTATCGTTGTTGCCAACGATCCAACGGTAAAGGCCGGAGCTTGGTTTCCGATTACAGGAAAAAAGAACCTTCGAGCACAGGAAATCGCTATCGAAAATAAACTTCCTATAATTTATTTGGTAGATAGTGCTGGTGTTTATTTACCGATGCAGGATGAAATTTTCCCTGACAAGGAACATTTTGGTCGCATATTTAGAAATAATGCTGTAATGAGCAGCATGGGAATTACCCAAATTGCGGCCGTTATGGGAAGTTGTGTTGCTGGTGGCGCTTATTTGCCAATTATGAGTGATGAGGCTTTGATTGTAGACAAAACAGGTAGCATCTTTTTGGCCGGCAGCTATTTGGTAAAAGCAGCCATTGGAGAAACCATTGACAACGAAACCTTGGGAGGAGCTACAACCCACTGCGAAATATCTGGGGTTACCGATTATAAGGCCAAAGATGATAAAGACGCCTTAGATACCATTAAAAATATCGTCGATAAAATTGGGGATTTTGACAAAGCAGGTTACAATAGAGCTGCAAGTGCAAAACCTAAAGAATCTCCGGAAGACATCTATGGCATCCTTCCTAAAAGTCGTGCAGAACAATATGATATGTACGAAATTATTAAGCGCTTGGTAGACAATTCCGAATTTGAGGAATACAAGGCTGGATATGGGCAAACCATTATTACAGGTTATGCTCGCATTGATGGTTGGGCCGTTGGGATTGTAGCCAATCAACGTAAATTGGTAAAAACCAAGAAAGGCGAAATGCAGTTTGGAGGCGTAATATATAATGACTCAGCCGATAAGGCCACTAGATTTATTGCCAACTGTAACCAAAAAAAAATCCCATTAGTGTTCCTTCAGGATGTAACAGGATTTATGGTAGGTAGCAAAAGTGAACATTCCGGAATCATTAAAGATGGGGCTAAAATGGTAAATGCCGTAAGTAATTCGGTAGTTCCAAAATTCACCATTGTAATAGGTAACAGTTATGGTGCGGGCAATTATGCCATGTGTGGTAAGGCCTACGATCCAAGACTCATTGTAGCTTGGCCAAGTGCAGAACTTGCTGTAATGAGTGGTAATTCTGCAGCTAAGGTATTGCTGCAAATTGAAACCGCCGCTTTAAAGAAACAAGGCGAACCCATTACAAAAGAAAAGGAAGAAGAATTATATAAAAAGATCAAGGACCGTTACGATAATCAAGTGTCTCCATACTACGCCGCAGCCCGCTTATGGACCGATGGCATTATTGACCCATTGGATACTCGAACTTGGATAAGTATGGGCATTGAAGCAGCCAATCATGCACCAATTGAGAAGCCCTTCAACTTAGGCGTGCTACAGGTTTAA
- a CDS encoding LapA family protein: MKTLAYISHFLVSTTQLTVILILTAAVFIFFIVVAILKMYKLKAENKRLTEMESFKSSVDESYKDFTEGHLYDNK, translated from the coding sequence ATGAAGACATTAGCCTACATCTCCCATTTTTTGGTTAGTACTACACAGCTTACCGTAATTCTCATCCTAACAGCCGCTGTATTTATATTTTTTATAGTTGTTGCAATTTTAAAAATGTACAAACTAAAGGCAGAGAACAAAAGGCTTACAGAAATGGAATCTTTTAAATCCTCGGTTGATGAAAGTTACAAGGACTTTACAGAAGGCCATTTATATGACAACAAATAA
- a CDS encoding MBL fold metallo-hydrolase, which produces MTNKSYIILSLAVGLLLFNCKSDKKEPVETPSQVENPIPTPSEAVDKVEIDSSVTKESAPEPTGNKSEAKKNIASNVSEEDDLKITAIEHASLVLENNGTTIYIDPVGGQDLYGTLNPPNFILITDIHGDHLDIPTLEAIASPNTIIIGPRAVKEKLSAPLLKNFELMFNGLSKGFKTSKVELNIDAIPMYNLRKEALQFHPKDRGNGYILDINGTKVYISGDTEDIPEMRSLKNIDIAFVCMNLPYTMTVESAASAVLDFKPAKVYPYHYRGTDGHSDVEKFKNMVTSQNPNIEVVQLKWYGNKDIL; this is translated from the coding sequence ATGACCAATAAATCTTACATTATATTAAGCTTAGCCGTAGGCTTACTATTATTTAATTGTAAAAGTGACAAAAAAGAACCCGTTGAAACGCCTTCTCAGGTTGAAAATCCCATTCCAACACCTTCAGAAGCAGTTGATAAAGTGGAAATAGATTCTTCGGTAACCAAAGAATCGGCACCTGAACCAACAGGAAATAAGTCTGAGGCTAAAAAAAACATTGCAAGTAATGTTTCCGAAGAAGACGACCTTAAAATTACAGCTATAGAACATGCTTCTTTGGTTTTAGAAAACAATGGGACGACTATTTACATTGACCCAGTAGGAGGACAAGACCTTTATGGCACTTTAAATCCCCCTAATTTCATTCTTATCACAGACATTCACGGTGATCATTTAGATATACCAACCTTAGAAGCCATTGCATCACCCAATACAATTATCATAGGCCCAAGAGCGGTAAAGGAAAAACTATCCGCGCCTCTACTCAAAAATTTTGAACTCATGTTCAATGGTTTAAGCAAAGGCTTTAAAACGTCGAAAGTTGAATTGAATATCGACGCTATTCCCATGTATAACTTAAGAAAAGAAGCTCTGCAATTTCACCCCAAAGACCGTGGTAATGGATATATCTTGGATATTAATGGCACTAAAGTGTATATTTCTGGAGATACAGAAGACATCCCTGAAATGCGAAGTCTCAAGAATATAGATATTGCTTTTGTATGCATGAACCTTCCTTACACTATGACAGTGGAAAGTGCCGCAAGTGCTGTACTTGACTTTAAGCCTGCAAAAGTATATCCCTACCATTACAGAGGAACCGACGGCCATAGTGATGTAGAAAAGTTTAAAAACATGGTTACTTCCCAAAACCCAAATATCGAAGTTGTGCAATTAAAATGGTATGGGAACAAGGATATTCTATAA